A part of Carassius carassius chromosome 4, fCarCar2.1, whole genome shotgun sequence genomic DNA contains:
- the LOC132136156 gene encoding uncharacterized protein LOC132136156, translating to MMARVYCLLISILSCLFGYLSIIEAIPGKTTAKPGKCPPQTCGGKLCTKSCNRDSNCPNDEKCCSNGCGRYCTPPYTVKPGQCPKPKIQACAESCFHDGQCPATQKCCPTTCGHECSEPRGPGSGQGNRQGQGNRQGLGSVWGSGLGSSRGQGSGFGSVWGSSQGLGSGPGSSQGLGRGLGSSQGLGSVWGSGPGSSQGLGSGPGSSQGLGSGLESSRGQGSGQGSSQGQGSDQGSSQGQGSGWESGHGEESGWGRGWGSSQGSSPGSGQGQGSSQGSSPGSGQGSSQGSSPGSGQAGGGERGPGEGSGPGSSPGSGQGSSPGSGQAGSGERGPGEGSGPGSSQGSGQGQGSSPGSGQAGSGERGPGEGSGPGSGGQSGPGGQSGPGEGSSQDV from the exons ATGATGGCTCGGGTGTATTGCTTGTTGATTTCTATTTTGTCATGTCTGTTCGGATACTTGAGCATTATAGAAGCTATTCCAGGAAAAACCACTG CAAAGCCTGGAAAGTGTCCACCCCAAACATGTGGAGGAAAATTGTGTACCAAATCCTGTAACCGTGACTCAAACTGTCCCAACGATGAGAAGTGCTGCAGCAACGGATGTGGACGTTACTGTACCCCTCCATATACAG TGAAGCCCGGACAGTGTCCCAAACCAAAGATTCAAGCATGTGCTGAAAGCTGTttccatgatggccagtgtcctgccacacaAAAGTGTTGCCCAACCACATGTGGTCATGAATGCAGTGAACCTCGTGGTCCGGGAAGTGGTCAGGGAAATAGACAGGGTCAGGGAAATAGACAGGGTCTGGGAAGTGTTTGGGGAAGTGGTCTGGGAAGTAGTCGGGGTCAGGGAAGTGGTTTTGGAAGTGTTTGGGGAAGTAGTCAGGGTCTGGGAAGTGGTCCGGGAAGCAGTCAGGGTCTGGGAAGGGGTCTGGGAAGTAGTCAGGGTCTGGGAAGTGTTTGGGGAAGTGGTCCGGGAAGTAGTCAGGGTCTTGGAAGTGGTCCGGGAAGTAGTCAGGGTCTTGGAAGTGGTCTGGAAAGTAGCcggggtcagggaagtggtcagggaagtAGTCAGGGTCAGGGAAGTGATCAGGGAAGTAgtcagggtcagggaagtggttgGGAAAGTGGTCATGGTGAGGAAAGTGGTTGGGGACGTGGTTGGGGAAGTAGTCAGGGAAGTAGTCCGGGAAGtggtcagggtcagggaagtaGTCAGGGAAGTAGTCCgggaagtggtcagggaagtAGTCAGGGAAGTAGTCCGGGAAGTGGTCAGGCAGGTGGTGGGGAAAGGGGTCCTGGTGAGGGAAGTGGTCCGGGAAGTAGTCCgggaagtggtcagggaagtAGTCCGGGAAGTGGTCAGGCAGGTAGTGGGGAAAGGGGTCCTGGTGAGGGAAGTGGTCCGGGAAGtagtcagggaagtggtcagggtcagggaagtaGTCCGGGAAGTGGTCAGGCAGGTAGTGGGGAAAGGGGTCCTGGTGAGGGAAGTGGTCCGGGAAGTGGTGGGCAAAGTGGTCCTGGTGGGCAAAGTGGTCCTGGTGAGGGAAGTAGTCAAGATGTTTGA